A stretch of the Microtus ochrogaster isolate Prairie Vole_2 chromosome X, MicOch1.0, whole genome shotgun sequence genome encodes the following:
- the Gpr101 gene encoding probable G-protein coupled receptor 101 gives MTPTCTNSTREDNSSQACMPLSKMPISLAHGIIRATVLFAFLAVSFVGNVVLGYVLNRKPQLMQVSNRFVFNLLITDLLQITIVAPWVIATSIPAFWPLNSQFCTALVSLTHLFAFATVNTIMVVSVDRYLCIIHPLSYPSMMTSRRAHKLLQGTWFLAILQSTPPLYNWGQATFDERNALCSMIWGGSPVYTMISVASFIVVPLAVMIGCYSAVFGVARRQHALLYNNAKSRSLGVRAKDSVKTENRRGIKKRDEFQDENEFQSEDGGQATTKVEEGPMEASGIVKKTKERSLYLRAGISESKGSEEVSNGSTEGLGTSSEFLIGSRGRTESNQCNIDLGEDDIEAGMDETHFNEDDAKAVNIPESLPASRRNSNCDPPLPPCYQCKAARVIFLIIFSYMISLGPYCFIAVLAVWVDVQTKVPQWAITIIIWLFFLQCCIHPYVYGYMNQSIKKEINEVLRKLLRKNRPFTEVSRRDLHETEAGIEGGIEDKIVPSYESA, from the coding sequence ATGACACCCACCTGCACCAACAGCACTCGAGAGGACAACAGCAGCCAAGCGTGCATGCCCCTCTCCAAGATGCCTATTAGTCTAGCTCACGGCATCATCCGAGCCACTGTGCTGTTTGCCTTCCTCGCTGTATCCTTTGTGGGCAATGTAGTGCTTGGGTATGTACTAAACCGTAAGCCACAGTTAATGCAGGTGAGCAACCGGTTCGTCTTCAACCTCCTGATCACTGACCTGCTGCAGATTACCATCGTGGCTCCCTGGGTGATAGCCACCTCCATTCCTGCCTTCTGGCCTCTCAACAGCCAGTTCTGCACAGCCCTGGTTAGCCTCACTCACTTATTTGCCTTCGCTACTGTCAATACCATTATGGTGGTGTCAGTAGATCGCTACCTGTGCATCATCCACCCTCTTTCCTACCCATCAATGATGACCAGCCGACGTGCTCATAAGCTCCTCCAAGGCACCTGGTTTCTGGCTATACTGCAAAGCACACCTCCTCTCTACAACTGGGGCCAGGCTACTTTTGATGAGCGTAATGCTCTCTGTTCCATGATCTGGGGAGGCAGCCCCGTCTATACCATGATCAGTGTGGCGTCCTTCATCGTTGTTCCACTGGCTGTTATGATTGGCTGCTACTCTGCAGTGTTTGGTGTAGCCCGTCGGCAGCATGCTCTCCTGTACAACAACGCCAAGAGCCGCAGCTTGGGGGTGAGAGCCAAGGACTCTGTGAAGACTGAGAATAGACGGGGAATAAAGAAGAGGGATGAGTTCCAGGATGAGAATGAGTTCCAGAGCGAAGATGGAGGTCAGGCCACGACTAAGGTGGAAGAGGGTCCCATGGAAGCCAGTGGCATTGTCAAGAAGACCAAAGAAAGAAGCCTATATTTACGTGCAGGTATTTCTGAGTCCAAGGGTAGTGAAGAGGTCAGTAATGGCAGCACGGAGGGGCTGGGAACCAGCAGCGAATTTCTAATAGGCAGCAGGGGCCGCACAGAGAGCAATCAGTGCAATATTGACTTGGGCGAAGATGACATAGAAGCTGGCATGGATGAAACCCATTTCAATGAAGATGATGCCAAGGCAGTGAACATCCCGGAGAGCCTTCCAGCCAGTCGTCGAAACAGCAACTGCGACCCACCTTTGCCCCCGTGCTATCAGTGCAAAGCTGCCAGAGTGATCTTCCTCATCATTTTCTCCTATATGATATCACTGGGGCCCTATTGCTTCATAGCTGTGCTGGCTGTGTGGGTGGATGTCCAAACCAAGGTACCCCAGTGGGCGATCACCATAATCATCTGGCTTTTTTTCCTGCAGTGTTGCATCCACCCTTATGTCTATGGCTACATGAACCAGAGCATCAAGAAGGAAATCAACGAGGTACTGAGGAAGCTACTCCGTAAGAATAGGCCCTTTACAGAAGTCAGCCGCCGTGACCTGCATGAAACCGAAGCTGGCATAGAGGGAGGGATTGAAGATAAGATTGTCCCCTCCTATGAGTCTGCTTAA